The Canis aureus isolate CA01 chromosome 24, VMU_Caureus_v.1.0, whole genome shotgun sequence genome includes a window with the following:
- the LOC144295930 gene encoding disintegrin and metalloproteinase domain-containing protein 20-like, translating to MAEYDGSIMAVGEVLLCVRIAVPILWLRVFLLLSGWSHVGHFYHHGPPEVVIPLRITDRSIVKKPTGWLSYCLHFGGQRHVFHIKVKKLLLSKNFPVFTYTDQGALLEDQPFIRKDCYYHGHVEGDPDSLVSLSTCFGGFQGILQINHILYEILPKRLSTTFEHLVYKMYSEEKQFPPMRCGLTDEKIARHVKFQESSNSTLVQSEYEGLWMHKRYVEMAVVVDYNRYAYREYNVTTVQLEVITTMNNVNTFYQPLNVDVSLVGMEVWNEGNPVEIENMDVLVDLFCAWKKKGFNARVPHDAAHVFVKRRYGILGISYVGSICNYNTNCAVDAFTSDNLGFFAFVVSHELGHSLGMWHDEETCKCADNVCIMYAEQSQATKFSNCSYAQYWHTAVGSRCIFHPHTPERIFKYTRCGNGVVEEGEECDCGSLNVCTKDPCCQLDCTLSPGATCAFGLCCKDCKFMPSGDVCREQANECDLPEWCDGTSYQCPEDVYVQDGVKCTGGGYCYEKRCNIRDELCSRLFGPNAKSASQICYSTVNIQGDRFGNCGLKNNQFIKCNTSDTLCGRVQCQDVAKIPTLRDHSTLHWLHFNDSICWGTDFHYGMPLPDLGEVKDGTECGKERICVQRKCIPLAYLKTDCSPKTCHRNGICNNRHHCHCSHKWKPPSCQVKGNGGSVDSGPPPIRNGTEVPRKEQQKKTYQLLFQLVPSSVLLCCLLIWFFMRREKMEKKEEQNVSPAPNESPESNQEVNEN from the coding sequence ATGGCTGAATATGATGGCTCTATAATGGCTGTGGGTGAGGTCCTGCTATGTGTGAGGATCGCTGTTCCCATTCTCTGGTTGAGggtgtttctgcttctttctggaTGGTCCCATGTCGGGCACTTCTATCACCATGGTCCCCCAGAAGTGGTGATTCCTTTGAGGATAACAGACAGGAGCATTGTCAAGAAGCCTACAGGCTGGCTTTCTTACTGCCTGCATTTTGGTGGCCAGAGACACGTTTTCCATATAAAGGTCAAGAAGCTTTTGCTGTCCAAAAACTTCCCAGTGTTCACTTACACAGACCAGGGTGCTCTTCTTGAAGACCAGCCATTTATCAGGAAAGACTGCTATTATCATGGTCATGTAGAGGGGGATCCAGATTCCCTGGTTTCTCTGAGTACCTGTTTTGGGGGCTTTCAAGGAATATTACAGATAAATCACATTCTTTATGAAATTTTGCCCAAAAGGCTTTCTACCACATTCGAGCACCTGGTATATAAGATGTACAGCGAGGAGAAACAATTCCCACCTATGAGGTGTGGATTAACAGATGAAAAGATAGCACGACATGTGAAGTTTCAAGAGAGCAGTAATTCCACTTTGGTGCAAAGCGAATATGAAGGTCTGTGGATGCACAAGAGATATGTTGAAATGGCAGTGGTTGTAGACTACAATCGATATGCCTATCGTGAATATAATGTCACAACCGTGCAGCTGGAAGTGATTACTACTATGAACAATGTAAATACCTTCTACCAACCTCTAAATGTCGACGTGAGTTTAGTTGGAATGGAGGTCTGGAATGAAGGAAACCCTGTTGAAATAGAGAACATGGATGTACTTGTGGATTTATTTTGCGCCTGGAAGAAAAAAGGCTTCAATGCCCGTGTGCCCCATGATGCTGCCCATGTTTTTGtaaaaagaagatatggtattCTTGGCATATCTTATGTCGGATCAATATGTAACTATAATACTAACTGTGCAGTGGATGCTTTCACAAGTgataatttgggtttttttgcatttgttgtgTCACATGAGCTTGGCCATTCTCTGGGTATGTGGCATGATGAAGAAACGTGTAAATGTGCAGACAATGTGTGCATAATGTATGCAGAACAGTCTCAGGCAACTAAATTCAGCAACTGCAGTTATGCTCAATATTGGCACACTGCTGTAGGATCAAGATGTATCTTCCATCCACACACTccagagagaatcttcaagtataCGCGCTGTGGGAATGGTGTGGTTGAAGAAGGAGAAGAGTGTGACTGTGGCTCCTTAAATGTGTGTACAAAAGATCCATGTTGTCAGTTAGACTGTACTCTGAGTCCTGGAGCTACTTGTGCTTTTGGGCTTTGTTGCAAAGACTGCAAGTTCATGCCATCAGGTGATGTATGTAGAGAACAGGCTAATGAATGTGATCTTCCTGAGTGGTGTGATGGGACATCCTATCAGTGTCCAGAAGATGTGTACGTGCAAGATGGAGTCAAATGCACAGGTGGCGGCTACTGCTATGAAAAGAGATGCAATATCCGTGATGAACTCTGTAGCAGACTTTTTGGCCCAAATGCCAAGAGTGCAAGTCAGATTTGCTACAGTACAGTGAATATTCAGGGTGACCGTTTTGGTAACTGCGGTCTCAAGAACaatcaatttataaaatgtaataccTCAGATACCCTGTGTGGGAGGGTGCAGTGTCAGGATGTGGCAAAAATCCCCACTCTGAGAGACCATTCTACTCTGCACTGGCTTCACTTCAATGACAGCATCTGCTGGGGTACAGATTTCCACTATGGGATGCCCTTGCCTGATCTTGGTGAAGTAAAAGATGGTACAGAGTGTGGTAAAGAACGTATCTGTGTTCAAAGGAAGTGTATCCCTTTGGCATATTTGAAAACTGATTGTTCACCCAAGACCTGCCATAGGAATGGGATCTGCAACAATAGACATCACTGCCATTGTAGCCATAAGTGGAAGCCCCCCAGCTGCCAGGTAAAAGGCAATGGAGGTAGTGTTGATAGCGGCCCACCCCCAATAAGAAACGGGACTGAAGTGCCACGGAAGGAACAGCAAAAGAAGACTTACCAGCTGCTATTTCAGTTGGTGCCTTCTTCAGTTTTATTATGTTGTTTGTTAATTTGGTTTTTtatgagaagggaaaaaatggagaagaaggaagaacagaATGTTTCACCTGCACCCAATGAATCACCTGAATCTAATCAAGAAGTAAATGAAAACTAA